One part of the Oceanihabitans sp. IOP_32 genome encodes these proteins:
- the xerA gene encoding site-specific tyrosine recombinase/integron integrase, whose product MKTSKSITLKHLLINQKKQIGMQFNSDRVIQRLVETLPGVTWSEEFGLFYIKNSKTNLELIFKTFRGFAWINGNYFFSKKIINEDKPKLNLERYRNRKSKNGTKYCPESYLLKLELKRYSANTVRNYVSCFEAFINHYYNKDPINLNETDVRAYLQLLIQQGKSNSYLNLAINSIKFFYEIVHEMPNRFYSIERPRKERHLPEVLSKEDIIKIINNTNNIKHKCIVGLLYSSGLRRGELLNLLVTDIDSNRMVVKINNAKGNKDRISVLSPSILKDLRLYYKIYRPKTYLFEGQNGGKYSVTSVINIIADAAKKAGVSKKVTPHILRHSFATHLLENGTDIRHIQILLGHSSTKTTEIYTHVANRSFMEIKDLLS is encoded by the coding sequence GTGAAAACATCTAAAAGCATCACTTTAAAACATTTACTTATTAACCAAAAGAAACAAATTGGTATGCAATTTAATTCAGACCGAGTTATACAAAGACTTGTAGAAACCTTACCTGGGGTTACTTGGAGCGAAGAGTTTGGTTTGTTCTATATTAAAAACAGTAAAACAAATTTAGAATTAATATTTAAAACTTTTCGAGGATTTGCCTGGATTAACGGCAATTATTTCTTTTCGAAAAAAATAATAAACGAGGATAAACCAAAATTAAATTTAGAACGTTATAGAAATAGAAAAAGTAAAAACGGAACAAAATACTGCCCAGAGTCTTATTTACTAAAATTAGAACTCAAAAGATATTCTGCTAATACAGTACGTAATTATGTGTCTTGTTTTGAAGCTTTTATTAATCACTACTACAACAAAGACCCTATTAATCTGAATGAGACAGACGTTAGAGCCTATTTACAATTACTAATACAACAAGGAAAATCGAATTCTTATTTAAATCTGGCCATTAATAGTATAAAATTCTTTTACGAGATTGTACATGAAATGCCTAACAGATTTTATTCTATTGAAAGGCCAAGAAAAGAGAGACATTTGCCTGAGGTTTTATCCAAAGAAGATATTATAAAAATTATAAATAACACTAATAATATTAAACACAAGTGTATTGTAGGGTTGCTATACTCTTCTGGACTTCGAAGAGGTGAGTTATTAAATCTTCTTGTGACTGATATAGACAGTAACAGAATGGTTGTAAAGATTAACAATGCTAAAGGCAATAAGGATCGAATATCTGTATTAAGTCCAAGTATTTTAAAAGATCTGCGACTCTATTATAAAATATACCGACCTAAAACATATCTTTTTGAAGGACAAAATGGTGGTAAATACAGTGTTACTAGCGTTATAAATATTATTGCCGACGCTGCAAAAAAAGCAGGTGTTTCTAAAAAAGTGACACCTCACATATTAAGACATAGCTTTGCTACTCATTTATTAGAAAATGGTACTGACATTAGACACATTCAAATTTTATTAGGCCATAGCTCAACTAAAACAACAGAAATATACACACACGTCGCCAATAGATCGTTCATGGAAATAAAAGATTTATTATCTTAG
- a CDS encoding NAD(P)-dependent oxidoreductase: MKLAQIIKPMRTTFALIKERKTPPDRRVVFSPEKYAETKSKFPEGIYKVEFSDIRVFPDKQYQDQGFEVTNDVSDCDVLIGVKEVPIENLVPNKSYFFFSHTIKKQPYNRDLLRAILDKNITLYDHETIVNKEGFRLIGFGRYAGLVGAYNGFRALGLRDNLFNLPKVETLADLNAVKAELDKITLPNIKILLSGSGKVAHGAKEILDHLQIKQVTDAMYLTSQFTEPVYCMVDVMEYNKRTDGKVGDKWAFINDPTGYESNFMPYAKETDFFIAGHFYGNNAPYLFTRADAKHPDFRINLVADISCDVDGPVASTLRASTIAEPFYGYDAQSESEVAFNAPNAITVMAVDNLPCELPKDASEGFGDMFLEHVIPAFFNNDADGVLQRAKITENGKLTEAFAYLQRFVDGEE, from the coding sequence ATGAAATTAGCCCAAATTATAAAACCCATGCGCACAACATTCGCTTTAATCAAAGAACGGAAAACCCCACCAGACAGACGTGTCGTGTTTTCACCAGAAAAATATGCAGAAACGAAGTCGAAATTCCCAGAAGGGATATATAAAGTAGAATTTTCCGATATTCGAGTTTTTCCTGATAAACAATATCAAGATCAAGGGTTTGAAGTGACTAACGATGTGTCCGATTGTGACGTTTTAATTGGTGTTAAAGAAGTACCTATCGAAAATTTAGTGCCTAACAAAAGCTATTTTTTCTTTTCGCACACCATAAAAAAACAGCCTTATAACCGTGATTTATTACGTGCAATATTAGATAAAAACATCACACTTTACGATCACGAAACCATAGTTAATAAAGAAGGCTTTAGGTTAATAGGTTTTGGGCGTTACGCCGGTTTAGTGGGCGCTTACAATGGTTTTCGTGCTTTGGGTTTGCGCGATAATTTATTTAATTTGCCTAAGGTAGAAACCCTAGCCGATTTAAATGCCGTGAAAGCAGAATTAGACAAAATCACGCTGCCAAACATAAAAATACTACTGTCCGGATCCGGAAAAGTGGCCCATGGCGCCAAAGAAATATTAGACCATCTGCAAATAAAACAAGTTACAGATGCCATGTATTTAACCTCGCAATTTACCGAGCCCGTGTATTGTATGGTCGATGTTATGGAATACAACAAACGAACCGATGGTAAAGTAGGCGATAAGTGGGCCTTTATTAACGACCCAACGGGCTACGAAAGTAACTTTATGCCTTATGCTAAAGAAACCGACTTTTTTATAGCTGGGCACTTTTATGGTAATAATGCTCCCTATTTATTTACCAGAGCCGATGCCAAACACCCAGATTTTAGAATTAATTTGGTGGCCGATATTTCTTGCGATGTCGACGGGCCAGTCGCTTCAACATTGCGCGCCTCAACCATTGCAGAGCCCTTTTACGGATACGATGCACAATCTGAGAGCGAAGTCGCTTTTAATGCTCCAAACGCCATTACCGTGATGGCCGTAGATAATTTACCATGCGAACTCCCAAAAGATGCCAGCGAAGGTTTTGGCGATATGTTTTTAGAACACGTCATCCCCGCATTTTTTAACAACGATGCCGATGGTGTGTTACAACGTGCCAAAATTACCGAAAACGGAAAACTCACAGAAGCATTTGCCTACTTACAACGTTTTGTTGATGGGGAAGAATAA
- a CDS encoding slipin family protein: MNLLLLFAIFLSVFLLSGIRVIFEYKRALKFRFGKYIKTLQPGFRWIIPLVETIQVVDIRVITINIVSQEVMTEDNVPCSIDGVVFFKVIDPEMAVLEVEEYTFAITQLSQAALRDVCGKVELDTILSKREEMGNNIKKIVEVETKDWGIDIIDVKIKDIQLPENMKRMMANQAEAEHSRRARIILALAEEQAAGKLLEAGKLIDQSPSAIKLRLYQTLSNIAAEKNSTILFPFPEEVLPKKSK, from the coding sequence ATGAATCTGTTATTACTATTTGCGATATTTTTAAGCGTATTCTTACTTTCGGGAATACGAGTAATTTTTGAATACAAACGAGCTTTAAAATTTAGGTTTGGGAAATATATTAAAACATTACAGCCAGGGTTTAGATGGATTATACCTCTAGTAGAAACCATACAGGTTGTCGATATTAGGGTAATTACCATTAATATAGTTTCTCAGGAGGTTATGACAGAAGATAATGTACCCTGTAGTATTGACGGTGTTGTTTTTTTTAAGGTTATCGATCCAGAAATGGCGGTATTAGAAGTAGAAGAATATACTTTCGCCATCACACAATTGTCGCAAGCGGCCTTACGAGATGTTTGTGGAAAAGTCGAGTTAGATACCATTTTGTCTAAACGTGAAGAAATGGGGAATAATATTAAAAAAATAGTAGAGGTTGAAACCAAAGATTGGGGTATCGATATAATCGATGTAAAAATAAAAGACATTCAGCTACCCGAAAATATGAAACGGATGATGGCTAATCAAGCAGAAGCAGAACATTCTAGACGGGCACGAATTATTTTGGCCTTGGCAGAAGAACAGGCAGCAGGTAAATTATTAGAAGCTGGTAAATTAATAGACCAATCACCATCGGCGATAAAGTTAAGGTTATATCAAACCTTGTCTAATATAGCGGCAGAAAAGAACTCAACCATTTTGTTCCCCTTCCCTGAAGAAGTATTACCAAAAAAATCGAAGTAA
- a CDS encoding DUF1801 domain-containing protein, giving the protein MVNPAEHYILNQPEPYRSILMHIQVIIEHTIPEAELKYKWRMPCYYLGKTPVCYLNASHKNQFVDVGFWRSAYLLEFDEHLVSENRKVVKSLRYYSLEDIDEAIFIAILKEAEKQKGKSFYNK; this is encoded by the coding sequence ATGGTAAATCCAGCCGAACATTACATATTAAATCAACCCGAACCCTATCGCTCTATTTTAATGCACATTCAAGTGATTATAGAGCACACTATTCCTGAGGCTGAATTAAAATATAAATGGCGAATGCCTTGTTATTACTTAGGTAAAACTCCTGTTTGCTACTTAAACGCTAGCCATAAAAATCAATTTGTAGATGTAGGTTTTTGGCGCTCGGCATACCTTTTAGAATTTGATGAACATCTGGTTAGCGAGAACCGCAAAGTGGTTAAATCGCTTCGTTATTATTCTTTAGAAGATATAGACGAGGCCATCTTTATAGCCATTTTAAAGGAAGCCGAAAAGCAAAAAGGAAAATCGTTTTATAATAAGTAA
- a CDS encoding CDGSH iron-sulfur domain-containing protein: MVNNKRGGDTPIQCELEANKNYAWCTCGHSENHPFCNGSHKAAKATTPIVFSVEAAKTVYLCTCKQTKNPPYCDGSHH; encoded by the coding sequence ATGGTTAATAATAAACGAGGCGGAGACACGCCCATACAATGTGAATTAGAAGCTAACAAAAATTACGCGTGGTGTACATGCGGGCATAGCGAAAATCATCCTTTTTGCAATGGATCTCACAAAGCAGCAAAAGCAACAACACCAATAGTTTTTTCTGTTGAAGCGGCTAAAACAGTTTACCTCTGTACCTGCAAACAAACTAAAAATCCGCCATACTGTGATGGGTCTCACCACTAG
- the kdsA gene encoding 3-deoxy-8-phosphooctulonate synthase, translating into MKLQDIPKIKHTYSNNFFLLAGPCAIEGEDMAFRIAERVVNITNKLEIPYIFKGSFKKANRSRIDSFTGIGDEKALEILAKVSEKFDVPTVTDIHEVSDAAMAAQYVDVLQIPAFLVRQTDLVVAAAKTDKVVNLKKGQFMSPEAMKHAVQKVKDTGSDKVWITDRGTMFGYQDMIVDFRGIPTMREYAPTILDVTHSLQQPNQSAGVTGGRPDMIETIARAGIVNHVDGLFIETHFDPANAKSDGANMLHLDNLEPLLTNLVSIRKTINKL; encoded by the coding sequence ATGAAACTTCAAGATATCCCTAAAATAAAACATACGTACTCCAACAATTTTTTTCTTCTGGCAGGCCCTTGCGCCATAGAAGGTGAAGACATGGCGTTTAGAATAGCAGAAAGGGTGGTAAACATTACTAACAAATTAGAAATTCCCTATATTTTTAAAGGCAGTTTCAAAAAAGCAAATCGTAGCAGGATAGATAGTTTTACTGGTATAGGAGACGAAAAAGCTTTAGAGATTTTAGCAAAAGTATCAGAGAAATTTGACGTTCCTACGGTTACCGATATCCATGAGGTTTCTGATGCTGCAATGGCAGCGCAATATGTTGATGTGCTACAAATTCCAGCTTTTTTGGTTCGCCAGACCGATTTGGTTGTTGCCGCCGCCAAAACAGATAAAGTGGTGAACTTAAAAAAAGGTCAATTTATGAGTCCGGAGGCCATGAAACACGCCGTACAAAAAGTTAAAGATACGGGCAGTGACAAAGTATGGATAACCGATAGAGGCACCATGTTTGGCTACCAAGACATGATTGTAGATTTTCGCGGTATTCCAACCATGCGAGAGTATGCTCCCACTATTTTAGATGTCACACATTCCTTACAACAACCTAATCAAAGTGCAGGTGTTACTGGTGGTAGACCAGATATGATTGAAACCATCGCCAGAGCAGGAATTGTAAACCATGTGGACGGGCTCTTTATAGAAACCCATTTTGATCCAGCAAATGCCAAAAGTGATGGTGCTAATATGTTGCATTTAGATAATTTAGAACCGTTATTAACTAACCTAGTTTCTATTAGAAAAACGATAAATAAATTATAA
- the typA gene encoding translational GTPase TypA — protein MANIKNIAIIAHVDHGKTTLVDKIMYHCRLFRETENTGDLILDNNDLERERGITITSKNVSVIYKDTKINVIDTPGHADFGGEVERVLNMADGVLLLVDAFEGPMPQTRFVLQKAIDLGLKPCVVINKVDKDNCTPDEVHEKVFDLMFELGAEEWQLDFPTVYGSAKNNWMSTDWKNETDSLEPLLDMVVEHIPNLKIEEGNTQMLITSLDFSSFTGRIAIGRLTRGELKVGQNISLVKRDGSVVKNRIKELHVFEGVGRKKVDEVQTGDICAIVGLEGFDIGDTVADFENPEGLETIAIDEPTMSMLFTINDSPFFGKDGKFVTSRHIKERLTRELEKNLALRVEETDSADKFMVFGRGVLHLSVLIETMRREGYELQIGQPQVIIKEIDGVKCEPVEEMTIDLPEAVSGKAIEMVTLRKGEMLSMEAKGERMVCQFLIPSRGIIGLRNQLLTATAGEAIMAHRFKEYQPLKGGIPERQNGSLVSMETGQAIPYSIDKLQDRGKFFVDPGEDIYEGQVIGENSRGDDMTVNVTKTKKLSNVRSSGADDKAKIVPAIKFSLEEALEYIQKDEYVEVTPNFLRIRKIHLTEVERKRNK, from the coding sequence ATGGCTAACATTAAAAATATCGCAATTATTGCACACGTAGATCATGGTAAAACCACCTTGGTTGACAAAATTATGTACCACTGTCGGTTATTCAGAGAAACCGAAAACACGGGTGATTTAATTCTAGATAACAACGATTTGGAGCGTGAAAGAGGTATAACCATTACTTCTAAAAACGTTTCAGTAATTTATAAAGACACTAAAATCAACGTTATTGATACACCAGGTCACGCCGATTTTGGAGGTGAGGTAGAGCGGGTTTTAAATATGGCCGACGGTGTATTGTTACTGGTAGATGCCTTTGAAGGGCCTATGCCGCAAACACGTTTTGTATTGCAAAAAGCAATCGATTTAGGTTTAAAACCTTGCGTGGTAATTAATAAAGTAGATAAAGATAACTGTACACCAGATGAGGTGCACGAAAAAGTATTCGATTTAATGTTTGAATTGGGTGCTGAAGAGTGGCAATTAGATTTCCCAACCGTTTATGGCTCGGCCAAAAATAATTGGATGAGCACCGATTGGAAAAATGAAACCGATAGTCTCGAGCCTTTATTAGACATGGTAGTCGAGCACATTCCAAATTTAAAAATTGAAGAGGGTAACACCCAAATGCTCATAACATCACTAGATTTTTCGTCGTTTACAGGACGAATTGCTATTGGACGCTTAACACGTGGCGAATTAAAGGTGGGACAAAATATTTCTTTAGTTAAAAGAGATGGCAGCGTTGTTAAAAATAGAATAAAAGAATTACACGTTTTTGAAGGGGTTGGCCGTAAAAAGGTAGACGAAGTTCAAACCGGAGATATCTGTGCTATTGTTGGATTAGAAGGTTTTGATATTGGCGATACAGTGGCCGACTTCGAGAATCCAGAAGGGCTAGAAACCATTGCTATCGACGAGCCTACAATGAGTATGTTATTTACTATTAACGACTCACCGTTTTTTGGTAAAGATGGTAAGTTTGTAACCTCAAGGCATATTAAAGAGCGATTAACCAGAGAACTAGAAAAAAACCTAGCTTTACGTGTCGAAGAAACCGATAGTGCAGATAAGTTTATGGTGTTTGGTCGTGGTGTACTGCATTTATCTGTTTTAATCGAAACCATGCGTCGTGAAGGCTACGAATTGCAAATTGGACAACCTCAAGTTATTATAAAAGAAATTGATGGTGTTAAATGTGAGCCTGTTGAAGAAATGACCATTGATTTACCAGAAGCAGTTTCAGGTAAGGCCATCGAAATGGTTACACTACGTAAAGGAGAAATGCTTAGTATGGAAGCAAAAGGCGAAAGAATGGTTTGTCAATTTTTAATTCCATCGAGAGGTATAATTGGACTGCGTAACCAACTGTTAACAGCAACTGCAGGTGAGGCTATTATGGCACACCGTTTTAAAGAATATCAACCGTTAAAAGGTGGTATTCCAGAACGTCAAAACGGTAGTTTAGTGTCTATGGAAACAGGCCAAGCCATCCCATATTCTATTGATAAGTTACAAGATAGAGGGAAGTTTTTTGTAGATCCCGGAGAAGATATCTACGAAGGTCAAGTTATTGGAGAAAATTCTCGAGGCGACGATATGACGGTAAACGTTACCAAAACCAAAAAATTAAGTAACGTGCGTTCTTCGGGAGCCGATGACAAAGCTAAAATTGTGCCTGCAATTAAATTTAGTTTGGAAGAGGCTTTAGAATATATTCAAAAAGATGAGTATGTGGAGGTAACTCCAAATTTCTTAAGAATACGTAAAATTCATTTAACTGAAGTCGAGCGTAAACGAAATAAATAG
- a CDS encoding cell division ATP-binding protein FtsE — MSRPILQLKDAAIYQGDNLVLSKVNVEVNKGDFVYLIGKTGTGKSSFIKVLYGDLPLTEGEGHIVDYNLKTLKEKDIPYLRRKLGIIFQDFKLLTDRTINDNLLFVLKATGWKDKSKMETRVEEVLSKVDMKTKGFKYPHELSGGEQQRIAIARALLNNPELILADEPTGNLDPQTSVEVMEVLQEINKNGNTILMATHDYALLLKYPSKTLKCDNNAVFEVVQRKS, encoded by the coding sequence ATGTCTCGTCCCATTTTACAGTTAAAAGACGCCGCTATTTATCAAGGCGATAATTTAGTGCTTTCTAAGGTTAATGTTGAAGTAAATAAAGGTGATTTCGTGTATTTAATTGGCAAGACCGGTACTGGAAAAAGTAGTTTTATTAAAGTACTTTACGGTGACTTACCATTAACCGAAGGCGAAGGTCATATTGTAGATTATAACCTAAAAACACTTAAAGAAAAAGACATTCCGTATTTAAGACGGAAGTTAGGTATTATTTTTCAAGATTTTAAATTGCTAACCGATAGAACTATAAACGACAATTTACTATTTGTTTTAAAGGCTACTGGCTGGAAAGACAAATCTAAAATGGAAACTCGTGTTGAAGAGGTTTTAAGTAAAGTAGACATGAAAACCAAAGGGTTTAAATATCCGCATGAGCTTTCTGGTGGCGAGCAACAGCGCATTGCTATTGCTAGGGCTTTACTAAACAATCCTGAACTGATACTTGCCGACGAGCCGACAGGAAATCTAGACCCGCAAACAAGTGTTGAAGTTATGGAGGTTTTACAAGAAATAAACAAAAACGGCAACACCATTTTAATGGCTACTCACGATTATGCGCTTTTACTTAAGTACCCCAGTAAAACCTTAAAATGCGATAATAACGCCGTCTTTGAGGTCGTACAACGAAAAAGTTAA
- a CDS encoding tetratricopeptide repeat protein, which produces MTKNSIVSLLVALSFCVQVMAQKSATYTSDLVTYQKALTLFNNQQYLAAQSLFKTIKKEAKDEVLKSNCSYYIANSAVRLNQRNADQLVEAFVEDYPTSTKRNTAFLDVANYYFKNGKYPHARKWYDKVDEDALAYGDKEAFNFNNGYSAFSVKQYKVAKTYLTRVENSSEYGAQAKYYIGFMAYEGDDYNQANSYFDQVSDQERYKEKLSYYQADLHFKLGKFEKAIALAKERLETSDAAEVSELSKIIGESYFNLEKYAKAIPYLKAYQGKKGSRDRTGKWNNTDFYQLGFAYYKQGDYENAISEFNKIVSGSNTVAQNAYYHLGISYINLNKKQEALNAFRNASQMNFNLKIQEDAWLNYAKISYEIGNPYQSAPQVLAAYLEKYPNSSYKAEIETLLIDSYITSKNYKEALKLLEGKKSFENKAAYQKVAFYRGLELYNDTKYLEAESFFDRSLEQAIDPKYTARATFWKAEADYNLTNYNDALVGFKQFEQQATSEATPEMENIDYNLAYAYFKLKNYVQAVKHFNQFIAIDRDDVVRLNDAYLRLGDAHFVSSQYHDAIKAYEDAIEMSAINADYPFFQKTISLGYIGQSSNKIKGLEQFIETYPKSKLRDDAMFELANSYVKVNEKDKALRMYNRLNNEYKMSSFVPKALLRQGLVHYNDSENEQALRTFKSIASNYPGTPEAVQSVSTARLIYIDLGRVNDYAKWVRTLDYVEVTDVDLDNTTYEAAEKQYLQNNTDKAIKQFNGYLNEFPNGLNALQAHFYVAQLYYKKDLLANAAPHYKYIIEASQNEYTEQALLRLSQFHLENKSWEEALPLLLRLELEANFPQNTIFAQSNLMKANYELENYNEAVSYAEKVLLNSKIDNKIKSDAHIIIARSAMKTGDESRAQTAYAEVEKVATGQMAAEALYYKAYFKTRDGAYEASNKSVQKLAKDFSGYKYYSAKGLVLMAKNYYALKDAFQATYILESVISNFTEFEDVVTEAKAELSKIKAEEAKTNASVKTEQN; this is translated from the coding sequence ATGACTAAAAACAGTATTGTTTCTCTATTGGTAGCCTTAAGTTTTTGCGTTCAAGTGATGGCGCAAAAGTCTGCAACGTACACAAGCGATTTAGTGACATATCAAAAAGCACTTACCTTATTCAACAATCAACAATATCTCGCCGCTCAGTCGTTGTTTAAAACCATTAAAAAGGAGGCTAAAGACGAGGTTTTAAAATCGAATTGTAGTTATTATATTGCCAATAGTGCTGTAAGACTTAATCAGCGTAATGCCGATCAATTGGTGGAAGCCTTTGTGGAAGATTACCCAACAAGTACAAAACGTAATACGGCTTTTTTAGACGTGGCGAATTATTATTTCAAAAACGGAAAATACCCACATGCCAGAAAATGGTACGATAAAGTCGATGAAGATGCTCTGGCATACGGTGATAAAGAAGCGTTTAATTTTAATAATGGCTACTCGGCATTTTCTGTAAAACAATATAAGGTTGCCAAAACCTATTTGACCCGAGTTGAAAACTCTTCAGAATACGGGGCGCAAGCCAAATATTATATTGGTTTTATGGCTTATGAGGGCGATGATTACAATCAGGCAAACTCTTATTTTGATCAAGTAAGCGACCAAGAGCGATACAAAGAAAAGCTGTCGTATTACCAAGCAGATTTACATTTTAAACTCGGTAAATTTGAAAAGGCAATTGCCTTAGCAAAAGAGAGGTTGGAAACTAGCGATGCTGCTGAAGTGTCTGAACTCTCAAAAATTATTGGTGAAAGCTATTTCAATTTAGAAAAATACGCCAAGGCTATTCCTTATTTAAAAGCTTACCAAGGAAAAAAAGGCAGTAGAGATAGAACTGGGAAATGGAATAATACCGATTTCTATCAATTAGGTTTTGCGTATTACAAACAGGGCGATTACGAAAATGCCATTTCAGAATTTAATAAAATAGTTAGCGGTTCAAATACCGTTGCACAAAATGCCTATTACCATTTAGGGATAAGCTATATTAATTTAAACAAAAAACAAGAGGCTTTAAATGCATTTAGAAATGCCTCTCAAATGAATTTTAACCTAAAAATTCAAGAAGATGCTTGGTTAAATTACGCGAAAATTAGTTACGAGATTGGGAATCCATATCAATCGGCACCACAGGTTTTAGCTGCATATTTAGAGAAGTATCCTAATTCTAGTTATAAAGCAGAGATAGAAACCCTTTTAATCGATTCTTACATCACCTCGAAAAATTATAAAGAAGCGCTAAAGCTTTTAGAAGGTAAAAAGAGTTTTGAGAATAAGGCAGCCTATCAAAAAGTGGCATTCTATAGGGGTCTTGAATTGTATAACGACACGAAATACTTAGAAGCCGAATCGTTTTTCGATCGCTCTTTAGAGCAAGCCATAGATCCAAAATATACAGCGAGAGCAACCTTTTGGAAAGCCGAAGCAGATTACAATCTAACCAATTATAATGATGCTTTAGTGGGTTTCAAGCAGTTTGAACAGCAAGCAACTTCAGAGGCAACTCCAGAAATGGAAAACATAGATTACAATCTCGCTTATGCCTATTTTAAACTTAAAAACTACGTTCAAGCTGTGAAGCATTTCAATCAATTTATCGCCATCGATAGAGATGATGTAGTAAGACTAAACGATGCGTATTTACGATTAGGCGATGCACATTTTGTGTCTAGCCAATACCACGACGCTATAAAAGCTTATGAGGACGCCATAGAAATGAGTGCGATAAACGCAGATTATCCGTTTTTTCAAAAAACAATAAGTCTGGGCTATATTGGACAATCTTCTAATAAAATAAAAGGTTTAGAGCAATTTATCGAAACCTATCCCAAATCAAAATTAAGGGATGATGCCATGTTCGAATTGGCAAATTCTTATGTTAAAGTAAATGAAAAAGACAAAGCATTGCGCATGTATAATCGTTTAAATAACGAGTATAAAATGAGTTCTTTTGTTCCAAAAGCCTTATTGCGTCAAGGTTTGGTGCATTATAACGATAGTGAAAACGAGCAGGCATTACGTACATTTAAAAGTATAGCCAGTAATTATCCAGGCACGCCAGAGGCGGTACAATCGGTATCTACTGCGCGATTAATTTATATCGATTTAGGGCGTGTTAACGATTATGCAAAGTGGGTGAGAACCTTAGACTACGTTGAGGTAACTGATGTAGATCTCGATAATACCACTTATGAGGCAGCCGAGAAACAGTACCTACAGAATAATACAGACAAAGCCATTAAACAATTTAATGGGTATTTAAATGAATTTCCAAACGGCTTAAATGCATTACAAGCACATTTTTATGTCGCGCAATTATATTATAAAAAAGACTTATTAGCAAATGCAGCACCGCATTATAAATATATTATCGAAGCCTCGCAAAACGAATATACCGAACAGGCTTTACTGCGATTGTCTCAATTTCATTTAGAGAATAAAAGCTGGGAAGAAGCCCTGCCATTACTATTGCGTTTAGAATTAGAAGCCAATTTCCCGCAAAACACCATATTTGCACAATCTAATTTAATGAAAGCGAATTATGAATTAGAAAATTATAACGAAGCGGTTTCTTATGCCGAGAAAGTCCTTTTAAATTCTAAAATCGATAATAAAATTAAAAGTGACGCCCATATTATTATAGCGCGTTCTGCGATGAAAACAGGCGACGAAAGTCGTGCGCAAACCGCTTATGCCGAAGTAGAAAAAGTAGCTACTGGCCAAATGGCAGCAGAAGCCTTATATTACAAGGCTTACTTTAAAACCAGAGATGGTGCCTATGAGGCATCAAATAAATCTGTTCAAAAGTTAGCTAAAGACTTCTCTGGATATAAATATTATAGTGCTAAAGGTCTGGTGCTTATGGCGAAAAATTATTACGCATTAAAAGATGCCTTTCAAGCTACTTATATTTTAGAAAGCGTGATATCGAACTTTACAGAATTTGAAGATGTTGTAACTGAAGCTAAAGCAGAATTGAGCAAAATTAAAGCAGAAGAAGCCAAAACCAATGCCTCTGTTAAAACCGAACAAAACTAG